The following are from one region of the Heterodontus francisci isolate sHetFra1 chromosome 34, sHetFra1.hap1, whole genome shotgun sequence genome:
- the LOC137348470 gene encoding zinc finger protein 271-like, translated as MCGKGFTQSSDLLRHQLIHSDQRPFKCSDCEKTFKRKKDLLTHQRVHTGERPFTCSVCEKGFTRSSSLLKHQRVHTGERPFTCSLCGKGFTQSSDLLTHQRVHTDERPFKCSDCGKSFKSRNELLTHQRVHTEERPFPCSHCEKSFKSRNELLKHQRTHTGERPFTCSLCGKGFTRHSNLLAHQRTHTGEKPFTCSDCGKGFSYPSNLQTHQLVHTDQRPFNCCDCEKSFKSRNELLKHQRTHTGERPFTCSVCGKGFTNASHLLRHQLVHTGERPFNCSDCEKSFKSRNHLLKHQHTHTGERPFTCSECGKGFNNSSNLLRHQRVHK; from the coding sequence atgtgtggaaagggattcactcagtcttcCGACCTTCTGAGACACCAACTTATTCACTCCgatcagagaccttttaaatgttctgactgtgagaagacatttaaaagaaaaaaagatctattgacacaccagcgagttcacactggggagagaccgttcacctgctctgtgtgtgagaagggattcactcggtcatcctctctgctgaaacaccagcgagttcacactggggagaggccgttcacctgctccctgtgtgggaaaggattcactcagtcatctgatCTGCTGActcaccagcgggttcacactgatgagagaccttttaaatgttctgactgtgggaagagctttaaaagcagaaatgagctgctgacacaccaacgagttcacactgaggagagaccttTTCCATGTTctcactgtgagaagagctttaaaagcagaaatgAGTTGCTGAAACATCAACGcactcacaccggggagaggccattcacctgttctctgtgtgggaaaggattcactcggcATTCGAACCTTCTcgcacaccaacgcactcacactggggagaagccgtttacctgctctgactgtgggaagggatttagtTATCCATCCAACCTGCAgacacaccaacttgttcacactgatcagagaccttttaactgttgtgactgtgagaagagctttaaaagtagAAATGAGCTGCTgaaacaccaacgcactcacactggggagagaccgttcacctgctccgtgtgtgggaagggattcactaatgCATCCCACTTGTtgagacaccaacttgttcacactggggagagaccatttaactgttctgactgtgagaaaagCTTTAAAAGTAGAAATCATCTgttgaaacaccaacacactcacaccggagagaggccgttcacttgctctgagtgtgggaagggattcaacaattcatcaaacctgctgagacaccagcgagttcacaagtaa